The proteins below come from a single Oscillospiraceae bacterium genomic window:
- a CDS encoding glycoside hydrolase family 3 C-terminal domain-containing protein — MQKKKLTPLQIVGHILHTGILAVLAVVMAVLLFAANVILPSYARMINAMLGYKKSWDNSKVQTEGLDLDYNTADYTADTIGDAEKDLTDRINNEGVVLLKNDGALPLAEDTTVSLFSANSKQNVGAGLMGGGSPLNTALTERGLNVNETLWNFYTQGAGAGYGLASGSISFGDAEDFRINECPLSVMQGESGLLDSVQGTTPVYILKRVAGEGRDMPRSMYNHAASEEDKVRSYLEPDSTEREILQYLNDNYDNTVLIVNSNAALELDWLADYPNIKSVLYAPTIGAAMADVLTGKVSPSGRTVDTFAADASASPAAQNFGDYAYYDENGSITKYNYVTYEEGIYVGYRYYETRYEDVVLGQGNAGDYDYAGEVVYPFGYGLSYTTFDWSDFKADWSGDTCTAQVTVTNTGDMAGKDVVELYVQSPYTDYDKANGVEKPAVELVGYGKTSELAPGASETVSVTFTKDQLKAYDASGAKTYILDAGDYYITAAENAHDAINNVLAAKGKTVADGMTADGDAAFATVYTPANTETDTTTYAVDSRTGAAVTNQLDAAKGDAGYLTRSDWAGTFPKPDGEPSDVISTWGNEINGTDADGKPASYQYKKTAGAELVAQLDSTDSGNPTVGDTYEDEIVYGADNGLSLIDLRGKSYDDPMWNDLLDQLTADDYYNIITCSGYGVPAINSVGKPFVIDADTASGLIYGGTGTMFPNMMTLAQTWNQDLAQEYGTMIGNEAVIGGCDGWYAPSMNIHRTPFSGRNGEYYSEDPFLSGTVASKEVYGAATKGLYAYIKHFAFNDQENHRGDRDGQYGAATWLNEQSAREIYLKPFEMCMKLDDVTLNYVEKQADGSYKNATTTIPAALGVMTAFNRVGATWTGGSYALITGILRTEWGFNGAVITDNANTGVFMGGQQMIEAGGDMKLTYEKNSARWDDFDKDNAETYHYAREALHHVLYTTANTKAMNSAMPGSIYKDGPQVSTTVRTVVNILCTLLLILLAYRVFRVWKPSKRKLAKMEAKAAKKAAKKANT; from the coding sequence ATGCAAAAGAAAAAACTCACACCACTGCAAATTGTAGGCCATATTCTGCACACAGGTATTCTGGCTGTGCTGGCAGTTGTCATGGCAGTGCTGTTGTTTGCAGCCAACGTCATTCTGCCTAGTTACGCCCGCATGATAAATGCAATGCTGGGCTACAAGAAATCTTGGGACAACAGCAAAGTACAGACCGAAGGCCTGGACCTGGACTATAACACGGCGGACTATACCGCCGACACCATCGGTGATGCCGAAAAAGACCTGACCGACCGCATCAACAATGAAGGGGTCGTTCTGCTGAAAAATGACGGCGCCCTGCCCCTGGCCGAGGACACGACCGTGAGTCTGTTCTCTGCCAACAGTAAGCAGAATGTGGGTGCCGGGCTGATGGGCGGCGGCTCGCCGTTGAATACGGCCCTGACCGAGCGCGGCCTGAACGTGAACGAGACGCTGTGGAATTTCTACACGCAGGGTGCAGGTGCCGGGTATGGGCTGGCCAGCGGCTCCATCAGCTTCGGCGATGCCGAGGACTTCCGTATCAACGAGTGCCCGCTCTCTGTCATGCAGGGTGAGAGTGGTCTGCTGGACAGCGTACAGGGCACGACCCCGGTCTATATTCTCAAGCGTGTGGCAGGCGAGGGCCGTGATATGCCCCGTTCGATGTACAACCACGCTGCCAGTGAGGAAGACAAGGTCCGCAGCTATCTGGAACCGGACTCCACCGAGCGTGAGATTCTGCAATACCTGAATGATAACTACGACAATACAGTGCTGATCGTAAACTCCAACGCAGCGCTGGAGCTGGACTGGCTGGCCGATTACCCCAACATCAAGTCGGTGCTTTACGCGCCGACCATCGGCGCAGCTATGGCGGATGTGCTGACCGGCAAGGTCAGCCCCAGCGGGCGCACGGTGGACACCTTTGCGGCCGATGCCTCTGCATCCCCGGCGGCGCAGAACTTCGGTGATTATGCCTACTATGACGAAAACGGCAGCATCACAAAGTATAACTACGTCACGTATGAGGAAGGCATTTATGTCGGCTACCGCTATTACGAGACTCGGTATGAGGACGTTGTCCTCGGCCAGGGTAATGCGGGCGATTACGACTATGCCGGCGAGGTCGTGTATCCTTTCGGTTACGGCCTGAGCTATACGACCTTCGATTGGAGCGACTTTAAGGCAGACTGGAGCGGTGACACCTGCACGGCACAGGTCACTGTCACCAACACCGGCGATATGGCAGGCAAGGACGTTGTGGAGCTTTATGTACAAAGCCCCTATACGGATTACGACAAAGCAAACGGTGTGGAAAAGCCTGCCGTGGAGTTGGTCGGCTACGGAAAAACGTCTGAGCTGGCACCCGGCGCAAGTGAGACGGTAAGCGTTACCTTTACGAAAGACCAGCTCAAGGCATATGACGCCAGCGGTGCGAAAACATACATCCTGGATGCAGGTGACTACTATATTACCGCGGCAGAAAATGCCCACGACGCTATCAACAATGTGCTGGCGGCCAAGGGAAAAACCGTTGCAGACGGTATGACCGCCGACGGTGATGCGGCATTTGCCACCGTGTATACCCCTGCCAACACCGAGACAGATACCACCACCTATGCAGTCGACAGCCGCACGGGTGCTGCTGTCACAAATCAGCTGGATGCCGCCAAGGGCGATGCCGGTTACCTGACCCGCAGCGATTGGGCAGGCACGTTCCCGAAACCGGACGGCGAACCCAGCGATGTGATCAGCACCTGGGGCAATGAAATCAACGGCACGGATGCTGACGGCAAGCCCGCCTCTTACCAGTACAAAAAGACTGCCGGTGCAGAGCTGGTGGCGCAGCTGGATTCCACCGATTCCGGCAACCCGACTGTGGGTGATACCTACGAGGATGAAATCGTCTACGGTGCCGACAACGGGCTGAGCCTGATTGACCTGCGCGGCAAGAGCTACGACGACCCGATGTGGAACGACCTGCTTGACCAGCTGACGGCAGACGATTATTACAACATCATCACCTGCTCTGGTTACGGTGTGCCCGCCATCAATAGTGTGGGCAAGCCCTTTGTGATCGATGCTGACACAGCAAGCGGGCTGATCTACGGCGGCACCGGTACTATGTTCCCCAACATGATGACCCTTGCCCAGACCTGGAACCAGGATCTGGCGCAGGAATACGGCACGATGATCGGCAATGAGGCGGTCATCGGCGGCTGCGACGGCTGGTATGCACCGTCCATGAACATCCATCGTACCCCCTTCAGCGGTCGTAATGGTGAGTATTACTCCGAGGATCCGTTCCTTTCCGGCACAGTAGCATCCAAAGAAGTCTACGGTGCTGCCACCAAGGGGCTGTATGCCTATATCAAGCACTTTGCCTTTAACGACCAGGAAAACCACCGCGGCGACCGCGATGGGCAGTACGGCGCGGCAACCTGGCTGAATGAGCAGTCTGCACGCGAAATCTATCTCAAGCCTTTTGAGATGTGCATGAAACTGGATGACGTCACGCTGAACTATGTGGAGAAGCAGGCCGACGGCAGTTACAAGAATGCGACTACTACCATCCCGGCGGCACTGGGCGTTATGACAGCCTTCAACCGCGTTGGCGCGACCTGGACCGGCGGCAGCTACGCGCTGATTACCGGAATCCTGCGCACCGAGTGGGGCTTCAATGGCGCGGTTATCACTGATAACGCCAATACCGGCGTCTTTATGGGCGGCCAGCAGATGATCGAGGCAGGCGGCGACATGAAGCTGACTTACGAGAAAAACTCCGCCCGCTGGGATGATTTCGACAAAGACAATGCCGAAACCTACCACTATGCACGCGAGGCACTGCACCATGTGTTGTACACGACCGCCAACACCAAAGCAATGAACAGCGCAATGCCGGGCAGTATCTACAAGGATGGTCCGCAGGTCAGTACGACCGTGCGCACAGTGGTCAACATCCTCTGCACGCTGCTGCTGATTCTGCTTGCTTACCGGGTATTCCGTGTATGGAAGCCCAGCAAGCGCAAGCTGGCAAAGATGGAGGCAAAAGCGGCCAAGAAAGCGGCCAAGAAGGCAAACACCTAA
- a CDS encoding GHKL domain-containing protein: protein MEKINIRYHDLKQQYSRATDEERARLEEEMDNLNLRYLTGNKALDITLTQKSALCGQAGIQLVCSADGSCLEDMKHYHIYSLLGNALDNAIECLTQVNDASKRVITLDISRCRDMAVIRVQNYTPAPPTLRDGAIVTTKQDTEEHGYGIKSIKSIAELYGATVTGVDDLNQTFELLLSGRIDATLNAEVTYYDYMKEHPDANAKIAVLTADANEVAIPMRKGDETATLRAAIDTAIEEMRADGTLKELSEKYFGTDISTNE from the coding sequence ATGGAAAAAATCAACATCCGCTACCATGACCTGAAACAGCAGTATTCCCGCGCCACAGATGAGGAACGCGCCCGTCTGGAAGAAGAAATGGACAACCTGAACCTGCGCTATCTCACCGGGAATAAGGCGCTGGACATCACACTGACCCAAAAGTCGGCACTCTGCGGGCAGGCAGGGATTCAGCTGGTCTGCTCGGCAGACGGCAGCTGTCTGGAGGATATGAAGCACTACCACATTTACTCCCTGCTGGGCAATGCGCTGGACAATGCCATTGAGTGTCTGACGCAGGTAAACGATGCGTCTAAGCGGGTCATCACACTGGACATCAGCCGCTGCCGTGACATGGCGGTCATCCGCGTGCAGAACTACACCCCCGCACCGCCGACGCTGCGGGACGGCGCTATCGTCACAACCAAACAGGATACCGAGGAGCATGGCTACGGCATAAAAAGCATCAAAAGCATTGCTGAGCTGTACGGCGCAACCGTGACCGGTGTGGACGACCTGAACCAGACCTTTGAGCTGCTGCTAAGCGGCCGCATTGATGCCACGCTGAACGCTGAGGTGACCTACTATGATTACATGAAGGAGCACCCCGACGCGAACGCGAAAATCGCCGTGCTGACTGCGGACGCGAACGAGGTTGCCATCCCGATGCGCAAGGGCGACGAGACCGCCACCCTGCGCGCTGCCATCGACACCGCCATTGAGGAAATGCGCGCCGACGGTACGCTGAAGGAATTGAGCGAGAAGTACTTCGGGACGGATATCTCCACGAATGAATAA
- a CDS encoding LytTR family DNA-binding domain-containing protein, whose product MIRIGIVDDEKQERDQLKQALARFSAENGTELNVQEFDCAAVYLAAQDRDFDILYLDIDMPQMSGMELAEKIRETDQDVILIFCTNLQQFALNGYSVGALGFIVKPIQWYSFHMYLTRALKALQKRAGQKVTPPHIVVKDGTVTRLLDAAEIAYVEVRQHDLLYNLCGEDGKTEIIKNRGSMQEIAAQLTPYGFVRCSASYLVNLRCITAVSRMNVYVGGAALPIGRTYKDAFTEAFSRYMAKKEWEDPCRS is encoded by the coding sequence GTGATCCGAATCGGCATTGTGGACGATGAAAAACAAGAAAGAGACCAACTGAAACAGGCGCTGGCACGGTTTAGCGCGGAGAACGGCACAGAACTGAACGTACAGGAGTTCGACTGCGCGGCAGTCTATCTGGCGGCGCAAGACCGTGATTTTGACATTTTATATCTGGACATTGATATGCCGCAGATGTCCGGCATGGAACTGGCCGAAAAAATTCGGGAGACAGATCAAGACGTCATCCTCATTTTTTGCACGAATTTGCAGCAATTCGCGCTGAACGGGTACAGCGTTGGCGCGCTGGGCTTTATTGTAAAGCCTATACAGTGGTACTCCTTCCATATGTATCTGACGCGGGCGCTGAAGGCGCTGCAAAAGCGCGCCGGTCAAAAGGTTACGCCGCCGCACATTGTCGTCAAGGACGGCACCGTGACGCGGCTGCTGGATGCAGCGGAAATCGCCTATGTGGAGGTACGCCAGCACGACCTGCTGTACAACCTGTGCGGCGAGGACGGTAAGACCGAGATCATCAAAAACCGCGGTTCGATGCAGGAAATCGCGGCGCAGCTGACACCCTACGGCTTTGTGCGATGCAGCGCCAGTTACCTTGTGAACCTGCGCTGTATCACGGCGGTAAGCCGTATGAATGTCTATGTCGGCGGGGCGGCACTGCCCATCGGGCGCACCTACAAGGACGCCTTCACCGAAGCATTCTCCCGATATATGGCAAAAAAGGAGTGGGAAGATCCGTGCCGGTCATAA
- a CDS encoding recombinase family protein: MTATQKHDIIPICTTVLSADQPPKEDIMLDQQKITILYCRLSNEDAQEGESNSIANQREYLTRYARDHGYTNLKILVDDGYTGTNFNRPGVQEGFELVKQGLVGCWLVKDLSRFGRDYLTVGQYTDIIFPSYDVRFIAINDGVDSNRGDSEGFAAIRNLFNEWYPRDTSKKVRVSLRQRGTSGKHMGKPPYGYRCDPEDKDHWILDEEAAPVVKLIFDLCIDGKGPEQIARILEEKQIMTAKALYAKRKKKPMPERPYHWGNQSIAGILERQEYTGCTCNFKTYSKSYKLKKRIPNEPENMFYLPDTQEAIVSQAQFDRVQELRKNKRRPAKAERQGLFSGLLFCADCGGKLHFATSKSFEGKQDHYVCNNYKSNRGTCTAHYIREDVLREIVLERIRAVNEYIRSDVDGFQEEWLQCRRTDQERSIRDDKKKLEQAKKRLADLDVIIARLYEDYVLGNLNQDRYRKMSADYEAEQERLKLEIEVIEEWVEQREEMNDGLDAFIALTQKYVDVEELTQTIVNEYIKKIIVYAPDKSSGKRKQKVKIFFNFVDDVDIPVISEPIITQTTYEHRKTA, encoded by the coding sequence ATGACTGCGACACAAAAGCATGATATAATTCCAATATGCACAACGGTACTGTCGGCTGACCAACCACCGAAGGAGGATATTATGTTGGATCAGCAGAAAATTACCATTCTCTATTGCCGTCTGAGCAACGAGGATGCCCAGGAAGGCGAGAGTAACAGTATCGCAAATCAGAGAGAGTATTTAACCCGATATGCCCGTGACCACGGGTATACAAACCTGAAAATTCTGGTGGATGACGGTTATACGGGGACGAACTTCAATCGTCCCGGTGTGCAGGAAGGCTTTGAGCTTGTCAAGCAGGGGCTTGTGGGCTGCTGGCTGGTCAAAGACCTCAGCCGCTTTGGTCGTGACTATCTGACTGTTGGACAATATACGGATATTATCTTTCCGAGTTATGATGTCCGCTTTATCGCTATAAATGATGGCGTAGACAGCAACCGGGGAGACAGCGAGGGCTTCGCCGCAATCCGTAATCTGTTCAACGAGTGGTATCCCCGTGATACCAGCAAGAAAGTCCGTGTCAGTTTGCGGCAGAGAGGAACCAGTGGGAAGCACATGGGCAAACCGCCCTACGGATACCGCTGTGACCCGGAGGACAAGGATCACTGGATTCTGGATGAAGAAGCGGCTCCGGTAGTCAAGCTCATCTTCGACCTTTGCATTGACGGCAAAGGCCCGGAGCAGATTGCAAGGATTCTGGAAGAAAAGCAGATTATGACCGCAAAGGCACTCTATGCCAAGCGAAAGAAAAAGCCGATGCCGGAAAGACCGTACCACTGGGGCAACCAGTCCATTGCAGGGATTTTGGAACGGCAGGAGTACACAGGCTGTACCTGCAACTTCAAGACTTATTCCAAGTCCTACAAGCTGAAAAAGCGGATTCCCAATGAGCCGGAGAATATGTTTTATCTGCCGGACACACAGGAAGCGATTGTATCTCAGGCACAGTTTGACAGGGTGCAGGAACTGAGGAAAAACAAACGCCGCCCCGCAAAAGCGGAACGGCAGGGATTGTTCTCCGGGCTTCTGTTTTGTGCCGATTGCGGCGGCAAGCTCCACTTTGCCACAAGCAAAAGCTTTGAGGGCAAGCAGGATCACTACGTCTGCAACAACTACAAGAGCAACCGTGGTACTTGTACTGCCCACTATATCCGGGAAGATGTGCTTCGTGAAATCGTTCTGGAACGCATCCGGGCAGTCAATGAGTATATCCGAAGCGATGTGGACGGTTTTCAGGAGGAATGGCTGCAATGCCGCAGGACTGACCAGGAGCGCAGCATCCGGGATGACAAAAAGAAGCTGGAACAGGCAAAGAAACGCCTTGCCGATCTGGATGTCATCATCGCCCGGCTGTACGAGGACTATGTTCTTGGAAATCTCAATCAGGACAGATACAGAAAGATGTCTGCGGACTATGAAGCGGAGCAGGAACGGTTAAAGCTCGAAATTGAAGTTATCGAAGAATGGGTGGAACAGCGGGAAGAAATGAACGACGGTCTGGATGCCTTTATCGCCCTGACACAGAAATATGTGGATGTGGAGGAGCTGACACAGACCATCGTGAACGAGTATATCAAGAAAATCATCGTCTATGCCCCGGACAAATCCAGCGGCAAGCGCAAGCAGAAAGTGAAGATTTTCTTCAACTTCGTGGACGATGTAGATATTCCCGTTATTTCCGAGCCTATCATCACGCAAACAACCTATGAACACAGAAAAACGGCGTGA
- a CDS encoding plasmid recombination protein gives MARNDGIDRTLARNQDLETPDDVTKVQEHNEREKDRYSNVDIVPERTALNVHFKSPTDDYVKMFEQMEQDKIISTRGLKPDAVKYGELVFDVNSAYFYNHGGYEFAKQFYADAYKAAVEIVGGEQYILSAVMHADERNRAMSEALGEDVYHYHLHVVYIPVVEKQILWSKRCKDESLRGTVKETITQVSRSKKWESKPVLDENGNPMLNAKGKKILKSSYSVLQDDFFNFMRNAGYTDVERGECGSTEEHLTVTQFKVQAEQQRLEAVTGQVAQAEQSLADAKAATEKQKKKLEALKKETQAAKSVAMTAHEIESMGKKNPITGNVTMTADECRTLKDYAVSSFAEKSEKLKYKQKFEQADKNAKIWKDRFEKLNKDYEELKQKAQPFLDAIEIASEKVWAFINAILARGKELYEHKHPARNRGQDMEI, from the coding sequence ATGGCAAGAAATGATGGAATTGATCGTACCTTAGCCAGAAATCAGGACTTGGAAACTCCGGATGATGTGACAAAAGTACAGGAACACAATGAGCGTGAAAAAGACCGTTATTCCAATGTGGACATCGTGCCGGAACGTACTGCGCTGAATGTTCACTTCAAGTCTCCCACTGACGATTATGTAAAAATGTTTGAGCAGATGGAGCAGGACAAGATCATCTCCACCAGAGGGCTGAAACCGGATGCCGTCAAATATGGCGAGTTGGTTTTCGATGTGAACTCCGCTTATTTCTACAACCACGGCGGCTATGAGTTTGCAAAACAGTTTTATGCCGATGCCTATAAAGCCGCCGTGGAGATCGTGGGCGGTGAGCAGTATATCCTCTCCGCTGTAATGCATGCCGACGAGCGCAACCGGGCAATGTCGGAAGCTCTGGGTGAGGATGTGTACCACTATCACCTTCATGTGGTTTATATCCCGGTGGTGGAGAAACAAATCCTGTGGTCGAAGCGATGCAAGGATGAATCCCTCCGGGGAACGGTAAAGGAAACGATCACACAGGTCAGCCGCAGTAAGAAGTGGGAATCCAAACCCGTTCTTGATGAAAACGGAAATCCTATGTTGAACGCAAAAGGGAAAAAGATTTTGAAGTCGTCCTACAGTGTGCTGCAGGATGACTTTTTCAATTTCATGCGAAACGCTGGTTATACCGATGTAGAGCGTGGAGAATGTGGCAGCACCGAAGAACATCTGACGGTGACACAGTTCAAGGTACAGGCCGAACAGCAGCGTTTGGAAGCTGTGACCGGACAGGTGGCACAGGCCGAGCAGAGCTTAGCGGATGCCAAAGCTGCCACGGAGAAGCAGAAAAAGAAACTGGAAGCTCTGAAAAAGGAAACTCAGGCTGCTAAGTCTGTTGCTATGACTGCACATGAGATTGAGTCGATGGGCAAGAAAAATCCCATTACGGGAAATGTTACCATGACGGCGGATGAGTGCCGCACGCTAAAGGATTATGCGGTCAGCAGCTTTGCGGAAAAGTCTGAGAAGCTGAAATACAAGCAGAAATTCGAGCAGGCAGATAAAAACGCAAAGATATGGAAAGACCGTTTTGAAAAACTGAACAAAGACTATGAGGAGCTGAAACAAAAAGCCCAGCCTTTCCTGGATGCGATTGAGATTGCATCTGAAAAGGTCTGGGCTTTTATCAATGCCATCCTCGCCAGGGGAAAGGAACTGTATGAACACAAACACCCTGCCCGCAATCGTGGACAGGACATGGAAATTTAA
- a CDS encoding LLM class flavin-dependent oxidoreductase, translating to MNIRNEIKAQIIRAGMTMQEVVDLLSDEYGWSDSVSNLSAKLQRESIRYKEVLELAAVLGYDIVWQKRREK from the coding sequence ATGAATATACGCAACGAAATAAAGGCACAGATCATCCGTGCCGGGATGACCATGCAGGAAGTTGTTGACCTGCTCTCGGACGAGTACGGATGGAGCGACAGCGTTTCCAACCTGTCCGCAAAATTACAGCGGGAAAGTATACGATACAAGGAAGTATTGGAGCTTGCCGCTGTGCTTGGTTACGACATCGTATGGCAGAAAAGACGGGAGAAGTGA
- a CDS encoding phage/plasmid primase, P4 family: protein MNFPVWFDGQNINEALFCEEFLHERRIIFANGAFFTPDGRVTDDLPLRGEIYDKLKFCAVNNIPRKITNILEVLKLEAQVSDFPPEQDRIHVANGTLLLNGTFTEGRPAIVRSRLPVGYNPDAPAPVIWLNFLDGLLYAEDIPTLQEFIGYCLIPSNKGQRMMVIKGNGGEGKSQIGAVLSTIFGTNMKDGSIGKISENRFARADLEHILLCVDDDMRMEALRQTNYVKSIVTAQGKMDLERKGKQSYQGWMFARLLAFSNGDLQALYDRSDGFYRRQLVLTTKEKPMDRADDPDLAEKMKAEAEGIFLWAFEGLQRLVANNFKFTESDRIRENREAVKRDNNNIFDFMESEGYIRLKADASISSKDFYEIYRMWCEENSLAPLKARRFSDAMIANAGRFNLEHCNNITNSAGRRVWGFMGVEAVARPHINGFYDVSPCTYVPEDWRD, encoded by the coding sequence ATGAATTTTCCTGTCTGGTTTGACGGGCAGAACATCAACGAAGCTCTGTTTTGTGAAGAATTTCTGCATGAGCGCAGAATCATCTTCGCAAACGGAGCTTTTTTCACGCCCGATGGTCGAGTGACGGATGACCTTCCTCTGCGTGGGGAGATTTACGACAAGCTGAAATTTTGTGCCGTGAACAACATCCCACGGAAGATCACCAACATTCTGGAAGTGCTGAAACTGGAAGCGCAGGTGTCTGACTTCCCTCCGGAGCAGGATCGCATCCATGTTGCCAACGGTACGCTGCTCTTGAACGGCACTTTCACCGAAGGCAGACCGGCTATCGTGCGAAGCCGTCTGCCTGTCGGCTATAATCCCGATGCTCCTGCACCGGTGATCTGGCTGAACTTTCTGGATGGGTTGCTTTACGCCGAGGACATTCCAACTTTGCAGGAGTTTATCGGCTATTGCCTGATTCCCTCCAACAAGGGGCAGCGCATGATGGTGATTAAAGGCAACGGTGGCGAGGGTAAATCTCAAATCGGTGCGGTGCTGTCCACCATCTTCGGCACGAATATGAAAGACGGCAGCATCGGGAAGATTTCTGAAAACCGTTTTGCCCGTGCCGATCTGGAACACATCCTGCTGTGCGTGGATGATGATATGCGGATGGAAGCTCTGCGTCAGACCAACTATGTAAAATCCATCGTGACTGCACAGGGCAAAATGGACTTGGAACGCAAGGGCAAGCAGAGTTATCAGGGCTGGATGTTTGCCCGGTTGCTGGCATTCAGCAATGGTGATCTGCAAGCCCTATATGATCGCAGCGATGGTTTTTACCGCAGACAGCTTGTGCTGACCACCAAAGAAAAGCCCATGGACAGAGCCGATGATCCTGACCTTGCAGAGAAGATGAAAGCTGAAGCCGAGGGTATCTTCCTGTGGGCATTTGAAGGCTTACAGCGGCTTGTTGCCAACAACTTTAAGTTCACGGAGAGTGACCGTATCCGGGAAAACCGGGAAGCGGTCAAGCGTGACAACAACAATATCTTTGATTTCATGGAGTCGGAGGGATACATCCGATTGAAAGCGGATGCTTCCATCAGCTCTAAGGATTTCTATGAAATCTACCGGATGTGGTGTGAGGAAAACTCCCTTGCACCGCTGAAAGCCCGTAGATTCAGCGATGCCATGATTGCCAATGCCGGGAGATTCAATCTGGAGCATTGCAACAACATCACCAACTCTGCCGGACGGCGGGTGTGGGGCTTTATGGGCGTGGAAGCTGTGGCAAGACCTCATATAAATGGATTTTACGATGTTTCGCCGTGTACGTACGTACCGGAGGACTGGCGGGATTGA
- a CDS encoding CHC2 zinc finger domain-containing protein: MTIYEIIKAAISVKQAAKHYGLNVNRNGMACCPFHNDRHPSLKLNEDYFFCFGCGAKGDVIDLVARLFDLSSYEAAQKLAADFGLDPKPPTAAAMVKPKRPYIRQFRENEMLCFRVLTDYLHLLEDWKIRYAPKTPEDALDDRFVEACQMHCYIEYMADVLTVGDLEERVALVDKLMQDDKIAFLQEYTARKKKEVAHRGEEPENA; this comes from the coding sequence ATGACAATCTATGAAATCATCAAGGCGGCAATCAGCGTAAAGCAAGCCGCAAAACACTACGGGCTGAATGTCAACCGCAATGGTATGGCTTGCTGCCCGTTCCACAACGACAGGCATCCGAGCTTGAAGCTGAACGAGGATTATTTCTTCTGCTTCGGCTGCGGAGCCAAGGGGGATGTAATCGACCTTGTGGCAAGACTGTTCGATCTGAGCAGTTATGAAGCAGCGCAAAAGCTGGCTGCGGACTTCGGGCTTGACCCGAAACCGCCCACTGCCGCAGCTATGGTCAAGCCAAAGCGTCCCTATATCCGTCAGTTCCGGGAGAATGAAATGCTGTGTTTCCGGGTGCTGACGGATTATCTGCATCTGCTGGAAGATTGGAAAATACGATACGCACCCAAGACACCGGAAGATGCTCTGGATGACCGTTTTGTGGAAGCCTGCCAGATGCACTGCTATATCGAATATATGGCAGATGTGCTGACGGTGGGTGATCTGGAAGAACGGGTGGCATTGGTGGACAAGCTGATGCAGGACGACAAAATTGCTTTTCTGCAAGAGTATACCGCACGAAAGAAAAAGGAGGTGGCGCACCGTGGCGAAGAACCGGAAAACGCCTAA